The Lolium perenne isolate Kyuss_39 chromosome 6, Kyuss_2.0, whole genome shotgun sequence genome segment CAAGTGCTTGGTTGATGTCAGTGCGCAGCACTTTCACGATATTGGCAGCAAGCTCTTCAGATATCTGTACTTGAGGAATATCAGGCGGGCTCCTGAAACAGAAGACTTGATGATGTTAATAAGATGGGTGAAAGTGTTAGTCACATGATAATTTTACGATGAAGTGATGAACCCCTCACTTGTTGATAAAAGCGGTGGCCTTGGACCACAAGAACACGACTGCCAGGGTACCGATCAGCACGTGAGATACCAGAGGCAGGAAATTGTATTCGACAACTTCGAACAGAAGCCATATGACAGTTGCACCCCCTATCACTGCAGCAGACATCTTCTTGTCTTTCCACAAAAGAACATCAGCGGCTGCAAAGACGAATGCATGTTACATAACACATTTACAAATACGCCACTGCAACAGGATTATGTTACAGTCCACAGGAGTACTGTGGTTTCTGATTCTTTTGTTGCTCGGGTGTTCTGAATGGTCATAGTCATATGCACCCAGAGCTAAAACCATATCACCACGTTAAAGAGGGAGAGTGCAATTTGTTCGACACTAGCCTGTACTACTTTAATGTAAAATTTCAGCATTTCTTTCAGAAGAACAATGTATGTCCAACAACCAAACAAAGTTAAACATTTGAATACAATCTTTGCAACATCAGGTATGCAGAAAAAACATTACTATATGTTTGTGGTATGTTCTTTGGTCTAGTATTTTGGGACAGGCCACAATTTTCGCCCTTCCCTTGTAAGAGCCCAGGATGGGGCAACTCTGTAGCTTTAGGGGGGGAGCTATAGGAGGTGTTAGCTGTTAAAACACATATCTTGGCATTCCCTTGTTTATTAAGGGAGACCACAGAGCTGGTTGACAGAGGGATGTAGATTAAATAGAAGTACGATCCACAGAAGCCCAGAATCCACCAGGAAAGAATGTTCATTTTCTCCGCTGCTATACTGCTGATCTTAGTGATCTGCTAAGTTTTGTTAGTACATAGCAAGACTTTTATTTTAAGTATAAACCATTCGAGGAAACCTACATGGGCACATGGTTAGACCAGTCCTCACGATAATCACTTTTTACAAGATTATTCGAAATATCCCCCACCATAGAAGACCATAataaaaaaaaatctaaaaataaTGCATGTCGTAATAAGTGGCTCCGTTTTCTAATTATTAGCAGCGCCAATTTCGCTCTTCTAACATGTATCTTTCCCTCTTCTATGGAGTTCATGTTCCTCTCAACTACTCTTCTCGAGAAATCAACAACCGCTCCAGTACAATACAGAATTAGTAAGGTGAATTTTCTCATATGAATCATCAGTATTCAGTACTGAAGAAAGCGAATTACGTTTCAGACACACAACTAAGTACTAGTAGGAAACTCAAAGCAAGGTTGCTAGAACAGGAGAAATCAAGAATTGGGAAGGGAAAATAATCATACTTTTACCACCACCGAGAGCCTTGTGCACGGACTTGTCCTCccccagaaacctaaaccccctcgCCGTCGAGGCCACCGGCGGGGACGCCGCCACCTCCGAGACGCCGTCAGCCTGTGGTGCGGCCGCGGGAGTCCTCTCCGTGGGTTCAGCCATGGTCGGAGCGGATGGCAAAGCTGTGCACCTGTATCGATCAGCAAGAGCGCGAGCCTTCCTTCCTTCCCACGTCTTCTAGCGGAAGAAAAAGACTCTTTTGGGCGTGGCTCGTGAGTCGTGACGGAGAAAGAGAGAAGCGGTTTGGGGTTAGCTGGAAAGACTCGGCGAGTCAGCAGCACACAGTTGGCAGCCAAGAAATTTTCTGAAAAGCTTGTTACGTCATCATGCACACCGAGAGGAGTAATGCTGGCACCGTCTGAAAGGCCACGGAAGATTGTCAAATAATGGATACTTTAGTAGCTGTGATACAGCCTCCTCGAGTCCTCGGTTCTAAAAATACGTGTACTTTTAGATTTGGGCCAAATCAAACTCGTCTAAATATAACAGAAATTTCATAAGCCAATTCATTAAGCATTCTATTTTTAGAAATATGCGTTCGATAAACGGGATGCCTGCGGAGGGGAGCCAAACACCTCGCGATGGAAGTGGCGAGACCCCGGTGGAGGTCACGCCATTCtgatttttcgataaagagaatatattaatatcaagaagataccaattacacccagcctctgcaacaacgcaccaccctaatggcactacggatgcacacagccaaaaacaggaaaagaaaactaagaaacaaaagtcccgctacagtatctcgggcctaacaatagcaatacatccaccgccaagacaacacctgaattacagactagtccccgctctcaaaacaaatgcctccaccaaggatattgccaggcacaaccaattaaggccagaccttgggttttcaccctgaaaggtaggactctgcacttcacctgtgttgtcacccccactttcataccgctgctgtgaagcccggaacaccaagcaagtccctcaacatcgcaaagacttgaacctcccttagctagtcctcccctccggccttcatgaaattctcttcttccgactttcatcatggatccatagtcacttgatgtcaatcaaagaaaaagagcttcgcgccgctccctccagaaccaatcggtcggaataaaaacatgggtgcgcacgatcgaatacctccgatccaacaaactccaggcaaaagcactgttacattcatcggtggagccttccggaactcaacactccggccagatcacgagtccaggcctccggtaggtcctcctcttcacgcaagagaggccctaggaccgccgcctttattcaggtcggacccccacgtcggcgaccatcctgggctggccactccaaccctccaccggcgacaccatcgccggcttccaagctcctccatctcgccgccggaacgaGTAGGTTAGCGATAGTTGCTTgacgatgccttcaacaagagaaCGGCgcagacgccgccatcgcccgccatgaCCGGAGTCGGCTCGGTTTTCACCGGCTACTATGCCTCCTCGTCGCGCTGCCGGCACTGGAAGTGGGATGAAAAATCCAACACAGCCAGCCTGGCCGACTGCCTTCGGTGATGAAGtcagccaccaccaccatgcccggGCCGAAGACCCGGACGTCCTCAAGCCGCGAAGAAGACCCAGTGAAGCCTCCTCGTGCCATTGACGAGACGCAGCCGCGATGGATCGCGATCCGAACCTCCGGCCCAGATCCGACCATACCGCACCCAACATCCGCCGCCGGCCGACGGAGATCCACCGGCCACCGCCATCCCGCTGCGCTCTGCCGACGGAGGAccgagccgccaccgccgcctcacCACAGGGGCTTTGCCCCGCGGCGtcctcggcgacggcggcggaggaggggggCCTGTAGGGGAGGGGAGGAGGGCGGAGTGGAGGGGAACTCCCCGGGGACggcgggcggcgccgccgcctcgGGGAAGAGGTTAGGTCGGGGGAGATGTCTCCAAAGAGGCAAAGACACCAAAAGACAAGCGTGATTGTCGTCCAGAGATCCCTCATGTCCCTGGGTGGTGTTGTCCTCTCCAAGCACCATTCAAGGAGTGGGTTGTCCGCCCTTGGCATCCAAGCTGGCATGCGCCAACGTACCAATGTGCGAGCCCATATCTCTCACGCAAGAACGGAACCAAGCAAAATGTGTTGCATCGTTTCCACCTCCTAGTCACAGAACGGACACACCACCAGGTGCGGCAATACTATCCTCGTCGGGTGATTCGCGTTCCAGCATCTGTTCCACGAGGCTAACCATGTGAAAAGGGTAGTTGTCGACATTGGCGAACCTAGGAACTTCTCAAAAGTTGGATGAACCACAAATTGATGCAATTTTTTTTTGTACAAACCACAATGAAAAATCACATGATATAAGGCGATACACCGTCGGCAAGCCCAGACAGGTTTTGGTAGACCCGCATATGGTTGTGAAGGGCCCTAGACCCTCCACACTTGATCCACCGCTCCCGTTGGGATGTGGCCATGTGAAGCCCGGGCCGAAATTTCCGGGCTTGGGCCAGCCCGAGCATGCCTGTGGGCTGGGCCTGGGCCAAAGATTTATGCCCGATGGTCGGGTAGGGCCTAAGCTTGAGAAATGTGTCAAATAGGGAAGAGGCTTGACCCGAGGCCCGACATAATTTTGCTATGATGGCCTAGGCTTGTGCCAAAATGTTAGGCCCAACGGTTGGGCCGGCCGAGACCTGGTCCTGGGTAGTTTTGCGTCGGGCTTTGTTAGGCCCGGCCGAACAATGCCCAAGTATAATTGTAATAGAGCCAACAAAGAAGGCCTTATACGCCCATTTGGAAGAGAATTTTCCATCTCTCTCCCATTGTTATAGAAGGGCATCCTCACTAACATCTCAAGTTGGAGTCCCACAAAGCTCTCCCAAACGAAGAACTCGTTGAGGGCAGGTTGAGACAAGTTAGGCCCGTAACCGATGAGCCAAACCCGTTCTATCATGAagttttttttttacaaaaatCCACTAATCTATTCATAATCTTCAATAACACTATAAGGAAATTTAAAAGTAATAAAAAATTACAGAAAAATCTTTGAACCACCTAGCGATGACTACGATCTCTCGAACGAGCCGAAGGTGCGCCACTGGAGTCGGACAAAGCTTGCCGAAGCTTATTGTAGTAGATATATGAAAAATCGTCATGCTAAGGCCCCAAAAGACCAACGCAAGAGAGAAATAACCATTGTCGATGAAGAGAGGCGCAAATCGGAAGAAACACACACTAAATCTAGCAAGATACGCCGAAAAACAAACTTTCGCACGCTCTCCGACGAAGCTAGACACGTCAACGGAATAGAGGCTAGATTGGGAAGACCTTAATTTCATTTTCAGGAAGCCATCACCATCACACATTTCTTAGTAGGACACAAATTCTAAAAAAATCAAGAAAAATAACAAACTATGGACCGCTCCTACCGATAAAGACCGAAATCCACCGCGCCTCCATGGCTCTAAGCCGCAATGAGACGAGGTGGATCGGCGGCTGGGAAACCCTAGTCTCCCTTTGTCTCTCACGGTAACCAAGGGGTGCACGTCAGCTATACCATATTCTTTCTTGTACCACCGTGAAGTTAAGGCCACATCCTTGAACCTTGATCCTTTGCCCGTTGAACCAATGGTCCGGTAGAACAAGTTGCAATTTCTGACGAACAAACGCGAGGAAACTTACAGCCGTGTAGccttacaaaaaaaaaaacaatggtaGCAAATATATATGTGAATGCAAAAATCATATAATTTTATATTCATTTTTCTTTGAAATGGAGCAACATATTAACTCATATACATAACTCATGttcttttttcagaatttctaggaCACTTAATTAAATTATCTACGGAGTAAGGCGTAGGTACACCACAAGTTTGAAAACCTCCTATATCTGAAAGTTTATGAAATTTAGCGAAAAGTTCGAACCCTGTTTGGATTTGGCTCAAGGTCCTGTGTCACAGCATATTTTGACCAAAATGTTTTCTGTACCTATACTAAACCGACTTTGGAAATTTTGGTGGAATCTGAACGAAAAGGACAAAGTAAGCCAGCGCAAGCATGCAAACCAGCAAGCGCCCCTGCGCCCGTTCACAGCCAGACGCGTTGCAGGCAGCTCTGGGTCCGGATGGACATGTCCGCGACGGCGACGGTGGCGGTGCAGTTCATCTCGAGCAGGACACACCGGCGCACGACGAAGCCGCCTAGCGCGGCGACGCGGCCGCGCACCCGCGTGGACGTGGCCACCTCCACCGCTCCGGCCGAGACGTCGGCCAGGAACCCCGGGTCGTCCAGCAGCGCGCCGACGGACACGCCGACGGTGACGTTCAGCCGCACCGTGCCACGCGCGTGCGCCATGCCTGGTGGCCCGACGGCCTCGCCGACCCGCCGCGACCGGTAGTACACCCGCGTCTCGCTAGGCCGGTACCGCAGCGACGCCGCGTTCGGGTTCGTCACCGACACGTCCACCACCATGGTCAGCCGCCGCGCCGCCCACGACGCCGCGTCCAGGTCCTTGAGGGCGATGGCGTTCATCGTCATCACGGGCTCGCGGACGCGGTACACGGCCAGCGTCACGGCGGCCAGGGCCGCGGCCAAGAGCACGGCGGCGGTGGCACACGCGAGCAGCGCGCCGCGGAGGCGCCTGGTCGGGAGTTTCATGCCGGCTTTGGTGGTGTCCAAGGGGAGAAGGATGGGTAGTTGAAGGAGATGTTGGAGAGAGTAGTCAGGTGTAGCATAGTGTAGAGATTGAAAGGAGTGCGGTAACGGGTAAGTAGAGAGTGGTTTGGTCATGAATCTGTATATATATTTTCTACAGTGATGAAGGATCTGTATATTATGGGACTTCAGAGGAGAGCccccatttttttcttttttgattgtAGGGGCCACATGGCCCCCAATTTCAATTAAGAAATTGGAGTCAGCATTACATCTAAATGTATAACACAGCAACTAAACCCTCCAGGCTCAGTCACACAAACTAAAAAGAGCAACCATCTAAACAGTTACTAAAACCTCCCGGACCATCTCTACACAACAACACCAACTTTTGAACACGACATAACAACCATAATGACAGGCAGGTCTCTATACATAAAGGATGCAAGTTTTCCGGATGAAGCGATTCAGCCGTCACATATCCTTTTTGTCATAGGCACCCACCCATGTCTTCTGCAAAACATCTGACTTGCAATTCTCCGAATCCGTTCAGACACCCGTCGCACGAGCTCTTGAACCTTTTCTTTCTGAAGAAAATTCCAATCATCCATTAGTCGACACATAGAAAAGATCACTTCAGTAGGGTTGTTAGGGAATTTCCGTTGAAAACAAGATGCATTTCTTGTCTTCCATAAATTCCACAACAAAGCTGCTATACCTACCATAACTACAGTCCTATCACGGCCAGTGAACTTCTGAAGCCAATTCTGGCACAAATCATAGAAGTTCACCGGTTTTGTTCCTATACCCAAAGCACAACTAGCCACATTCCAGTTATATTTAGCCATGGGACATTCAAAGAACAGATGGTTCATATCTTCATTTCCCCCACAGAATTCACACAGGACACTACCTTTCCATCCTTTCTTGGCCAAGTTAATCTTAGTCAAGATTCTATTCTTCACTATCAACTAGATAAATGCTTTGATTTTGAGAGGAACTTTCAACCTCCAAATCATCTTGTAAGGGAAAAGAACTCGCCTAGCCATCAAATAAGTATACAACGACTTAACAGAAAAAATTCTAGATTTAGTTAACTTCCAACTCACCCTATCAAGCTCCTGTGATAAGGTAGTACTACCACACATGTCCAGAAGTTTGTTCCACATTTCCAGAGACTCCCCATACAAGCATCTTCTAAAACAAATGCAATTAAAATCTTGTGCAAAAACTCTAGCTACCGAAACACCTTGTGAGAAAGTCAAGTTATAAAGCCTCGGGAAGAGTACAGACAACGGTTTCTCTCCCACCCACACATCTTCCTAGAATCTAGTTTTACATCCATCCCCTAACACCCTTTTACAACAGCTATAAAAAACGTCTTTTACCTCCATCAAACCTGACCAAAAATGGGAGCAACCAACATATTTTCTATCCTGCGTAATAACACCATTCTTAAAGTATTTAAACTTTAAGATTTTTTGCCAATCCCCTTCCTCATTCTCTAGTCTCCATAACCATTTACAAAGTAAGCTAATGTTTTTTACGTCAAGATTTGTGAGTCCCAAACCACCTTGATCCCTCGGCTGACACACATCAGCCCATTTCACAAGATGGTATTTGCGGACCCCTTCCCTTTCTTGCCATAAAACCCGAGCCCTAAAGAAATCAAAACGTTTAAGGACTCCTTTCGGAACTCTAAAAAACGACATCATGAAACCAGGCACATTACTAAGACAAATCTCTGTAAGAATTATTCTCCCTCCAAAAGAAAGCAGACCCCCTTGCCAGCAGGGACATTTCTTTTCTACTTTTTCCTCTGCTGGCCTCCAATCAATCTTACAAAGTTTCTTATAATGTACAGGCATCCCTAAG includes the following:
- the LOC127344931 gene encoding reticulon-like protein B2, with translation MAEPTERTPAAAPQADGVSEVAASPPVASTARGFRFLGEDKSVHKALGGGKTADVLLWKDKKMSAAVIGGATVIWLLFEVVEYNFLPLVSHVLIGTLAVVFLWSKATAFINKSPPDIPQVQISEELAANIVKVLRTDINQALGLLREIALGHDLMKFLAVIVALWILSEIGSLCDFLTLIYTAALMLHTVPILYHKYQDKVDHFAGKAHVELRKQYAVLDAKVLSKIPRGPVRAEKQE
- the LOC127340148 gene encoding uncharacterized protein; the encoded protein is MTKPLSTYPLPHSFQSLHYATPDYSLQHLLQLPILLPLDTTKAGMKLPTRRLRGALLACATAAVLLAAALAAVTLAVYRVREPVMTMNAIALKDLDAASWAARRLTMVVDVSVTNPNAASLRYRPSETRVYYRSRRVGEAVGPPGMAHARGTVRLNVTVGVSVGALLDDPGFLADVSAGAVEVATSTRVRGRVAALGGFVVRRCVLLEMNCTATVAVADMSIRTQSCLQRVWL